In Onychostoma macrolepis isolate SWU-2019 chromosome 06, ASM1243209v1, whole genome shotgun sequence, one DNA window encodes the following:
- the slc2a1b gene encoding solute carrier family 2, facilitated glucose transporter member 1 isoform X1, producing MEMKLHVQNRMKKRFDEMNLADFIEVSFFLRSTHCNQQQVTLPLMLTVGTAVIGSLQFGYNTGVINAPQKTIEAFYNETWTNRYKDTIPKTTMTTLWSLSVAIFSVGGIIGSFSVGLFVNRFGRRNSMLMANVLAFIAAALMGFSKMGASWEMLIIGRFVVGLYSGLSTGFVPMYVGEVAPTALRGALGTLHQLGIVVGILMAQVFGMDVIMGNATMWPFLLGFTFIPALLQCCLLPFCPESPRFLLINRNEENKAKAVLKKLRGTTDVSADMQEMKEESRQMMREKKVTILELFRSPLYRQPILIAIMLQLSQQLSGINAVFYYSTKIFEKAGVQQPVYATIGAGVVNTAFTVVSLFVVERAGRRSLHLLGLLGMAGSAVLMTIALALLEKYDWMSYMSIVAIFGFVAFFEIGPGPIPWFIVAELFSQGPRPSAFAVAGFSNWTANFIVGMCFQYVEELCGPYVFIIFTIFLLCFFVFTYFKVPETKGRTFDEISAGFRQAASGAEKHSPEELNSLGADSQL from the exons ATGGAGATGAAGCTTCACGTTCAGAATCGAATGAAGAAG AGATTTGATGAAATGAACCTTGCAGACTTCATTGAAGTATCATTCTTCCTCAGAAGTACTCACTGCAACCAGCAG CAAGTGACCTTGCCGCTGATGCTGACTGTCGGGACGGCTGTGATCGGCTCCCTTCAGTTCGGCTACAACACGGGTGTCATCAATGCCCCGCAAAAG ACCATTGAGGCCTTCTACAATGAGACATGGACTAATCGATATAAGGATACCATCCCTAAAACAACCATGACTACCCTGTGGTCTCTGTCTGTGGCCATCTTCTCTGTGGGCGGCATTATTGGTTCCTTCTCCGTTGGGCTGTTTGTCAACCGCTTTGGAAG GAGGAACTCCATGCTCATGGCTAATGTCCTGGCTTTCATCGCCGCAGCACTGATGGGCTTCTCTAAGATGGGGGCGTCCTGGGAGATGCTCATTATTGGGCGGTTCGTGGTGGGCCTCTACTCTGGTCTGTCCACTGGCTTTGTGCCCATGTACGTGGGTGAAGTGGCCCCCACAGCCCTCAGAGGAGCCCTGGGCACCCTTCATCAGCTGGGCATCGTTGTTGGCATCCTCATGGCTCAA GTCTTTGGTATGGACGTAATCATGGGTAATGCCACCATGTGGCCATTCCTCCTTGGCTTCACCTTTATCCCAGCCCTGCTGCAGTGCTGTTTACTGCCCTTCTGCCCCGAGAGCCCTCGATTTCTCCTCATCAACCGCAAcgaggaaaacaaagccaaagcAG TGCTTAAAAAGCTACGTGGAACGACAGATGTGAGCGCAGACATGCAGGAGATGAAGGAGGAGAGCAGACAGATGATGAGAGAGAAGAAAGTGACCATTCTTGAACTGTTCCGCTCTCCGCTCTACCGACAGCCCATCCTTATAGCCATCATGCTGCAGCTGTCCCAGCAGCTGTCTGGAATCAATGCT GTATTCTACTACTCTACAAAGATCTTTGAGAAGGCAGGTGTGCAGCAGCCGGTTTACGCCACTATTGGAGCGGGAGTCGTCAACACAGCTTTCACTGTCGTGTCG CTGTTTGTGGTAGAGCGAGCGGGCCGCAGGTCTCTGCACCTCTTGGGACTGCTGGGAATGGCTGGATCTGCTGTACTGATGACCATCGCTCTTGCCTTGCTG GAAAAGTACGACTGGATGTCATACATGAGCATCGTAGCAATCTTTGGATTCGTGGCCTTCTTTGAGATCGGACCGGGCCCCATCCCATGGTTCATTGTGGCTGAACTGTTCAGTCAAGGCCCAAGACCCTCTGCTTTTGCTGTTGCTGGATTCTCCAACTGGACAGCGAACTTTATCGTGGGCATGTGCTTCCAGTATGTCGAG GAGCTCTGTGGGCCGTATGTgttcatcatcttcaccatattTTTACTGTGCTTCTTCGTCTTCACCTACTTCAAAGTCCCAGAGACCAAGGGCCGGACTTTCGACGAAATCTCCGCCGGTTTCCGTCAGGCAGCATCAGGTGCTGAGAAGCACTCGCCAGAGGAGCTCAACAGCCTGGGGGCGGACTCTCAACTTTAA
- the sun2 gene encoding SUN domain-containing protein 2 produces MSRRSTRLVSKGTSFPDDDAASTSSTGSTGHISYKESPTRIFKKRSGRKSAGSVSRSSSRASSVSQILTGQRSEFTATENENGMPFATQGFSSGYSSAEEHYEQSIKSNPSSAQSVAEPHFVVWDVFHSPAQALVMFYWWLGSSWYSLTSRLSLINVFLLSRCTSDMKKAIMLVLLLIFLIFGIWYWFPFASRPPPQDVVSKTPSVKHTDRPVKETFDHLQHASLSNLKEEIVSLHEREARLMKDIELLKTESMRQKVTSEMMQTDLKFMNDQMRNAESEHEQQISNLKSSISNLQSAQHLLKERVDAQDTLNTNLRAELSDWLIKLLKDPSSLESTIVLRPELQRALEDLEKRILDKLVHEKESRRDVWRTVGETLQQEGAGAVTIQDVKEIVHRAVSLYRADGIGLADYALESSGASVVNTRCSETYKTRSACLSLFGVPLWYHSESPRTVIQPELYPGKCWAFRGSQGFLVIALSYPVRITHVTLEHLPKELSPTGRIDSAPKDFAVYGMSDETEDGKLLGTFMYDQDGEPIQTFKLAEASEIYSMAELRILSNWGHLEYTCVYRFRVHGELSFV; encoded by the exons ATGTCAAGGCGAAGCACAAGGTTAGTGTCCAAAGGGACGTCCTTCCCTGATGATGACGCTGCCAGCACGAGCTCCACTGGATCCACTGGCCACATCTCTTACAAAGAGAGCCCAACCAG GATCTTCAAGAAGAGAAGTGGTCGCAAGAGCGCAGGCAGTGTTTCCCGCAGTTCAAGTCGCGCGAGCAGTGTGAGTCAGATACTGACTGGGCAGCGCAGTGAATTCACTGCCACTGAGAATGAGAATg GTATGCCCTTTGCTACTCAGGGATTCTCCTCTGGATATTCCTCGGCTGAGGAGCATTACGAACAATCCATAAAATCAAACCCTA GTTCTGCCCAGTCTGTAGCTGAACCACATTTTGTCGTGTGGGACGTGTTTCATTCACCAG CTCAGGCTCTGGTTATGTTCTACTGGTGGCTGGGAAGTTCATGGTACAGCCTGACCTCTCGACTGTCTCTGATCAATGTGTTTCTGCTCAGCAG atGCACATCAGACATGAAAAAGGCCATCATGCTGGTCCTCCTTCTCATCTTTCTCATTTTTG GAATATGGTACTGGTTCCCATTTGCTTCTCGTCCTCCTCCTCAAGATGTTGTTTCCAAGACTCCATCTGTTAAACACACAGATAGACCTGTGAAAGAAACATTT GATCATCTCCAGCATGCCAGCCTGTCTAACTTGAAAGAAGAGATCGTCAGCTTGCATGAAAGGGAGGCGAGACTGATG AAAGACATCGAACTGCTGAAGACGGAGAGCATGAGACAGAAGGTCACATCTGAG ATGATGCAAACTGATCTGAAGTTTATGAATGATCAGATGAGGAA TGCCGAGTCTGAACATGAGCAGCAGATTTCTAATCTGAAGTCCAGCATCTCAAACCTGCAGTCAGCCCAACACCTCCTCAAAGAAAGAGTTGATGCACAAGACACTCTCAACACTAAC CTGAGAGCAGAGCTATCCGATTGGCTGATAAAACTCCTGAAAGATCCAAGCTCATTGGAATCGACCATAGTGCTCCGTCCTGAGCTGCAGAGGGCACTGGAGGATCTGGAGAAACGGATACTAGACAAACTAGTGCATGAGAAAGAGAGCAGAAGAGACGTCTGGAGGACTGTGGGAGAGACGCTGCAACAGGAAGGAGCCGGAGCCGTCACTATACAA GATGTGAAAGAAATCGTCCACAGGGCAGTTAGTCTGTACAGGGCGGATGGGATTGGATTGGCGGACTATGCCTTGGAATCTTCTG gtgCCAGTGTGGTCAACACGCGTTGTTCAGAGACGTATAAGACCAGATCTGCATGTCTGAGTTTATTCGGCGTTCCTCTGTGGTATCATTCAGAAAGCCCTCGGACTGTTATACAG ccGGAGCTGTATCCCGGGAAGTGTTGGGCATTCCGAGGCTCCCAGGGTTTCCTGGTAATCGCACTGTCTTACCCAGTAAGAATCACCCATGTGACACTCGAACACCTTCCCAAAGAACTCTCACCGACGGGCCGCATTGACAGCGCGCCTAAGGATTTTGCTGTCTAT GGTATGTCTGATGAGACTGAAGATGGAAAGTTACTTGGGACATTCATGTATGACCAGGATGGAGAGCCCATTCAGACTTTCAAGCTTGCG GAAGCGTCAGAGATCTATAGCATGGCAGAGCTGAGGATCTTGAGCAACTGGGGTCACCTGGAGTACACCTGTGTGTATCGCTTCAGGGTTCACGGAGAACTTTCATTCGTCTGA
- the slc2a1b gene encoding solute carrier family 2, facilitated glucose transporter member 1 isoform X2 — protein sequence MEGGKQVTLPLMLTVGTAVIGSLQFGYNTGVINAPQKTIEAFYNETWTNRYKDTIPKTTMTTLWSLSVAIFSVGGIIGSFSVGLFVNRFGRRNSMLMANVLAFIAAALMGFSKMGASWEMLIIGRFVVGLYSGLSTGFVPMYVGEVAPTALRGALGTLHQLGIVVGILMAQVFGMDVIMGNATMWPFLLGFTFIPALLQCCLLPFCPESPRFLLINRNEENKAKAVLKKLRGTTDVSADMQEMKEESRQMMREKKVTILELFRSPLYRQPILIAIMLQLSQQLSGINAVFYYSTKIFEKAGVQQPVYATIGAGVVNTAFTVVSLFVVERAGRRSLHLLGLLGMAGSAVLMTIALALLEKYDWMSYMSIVAIFGFVAFFEIGPGPIPWFIVAELFSQGPRPSAFAVAGFSNWTANFIVGMCFQYVEELCGPYVFIIFTIFLLCFFVFTYFKVPETKGRTFDEISAGFRQAASGAEKHSPEELNSLGADSQL from the exons ATGGAGGGCGGAAAG CAAGTGACCTTGCCGCTGATGCTGACTGTCGGGACGGCTGTGATCGGCTCCCTTCAGTTCGGCTACAACACGGGTGTCATCAATGCCCCGCAAAAG ACCATTGAGGCCTTCTACAATGAGACATGGACTAATCGATATAAGGATACCATCCCTAAAACAACCATGACTACCCTGTGGTCTCTGTCTGTGGCCATCTTCTCTGTGGGCGGCATTATTGGTTCCTTCTCCGTTGGGCTGTTTGTCAACCGCTTTGGAAG GAGGAACTCCATGCTCATGGCTAATGTCCTGGCTTTCATCGCCGCAGCACTGATGGGCTTCTCTAAGATGGGGGCGTCCTGGGAGATGCTCATTATTGGGCGGTTCGTGGTGGGCCTCTACTCTGGTCTGTCCACTGGCTTTGTGCCCATGTACGTGGGTGAAGTGGCCCCCACAGCCCTCAGAGGAGCCCTGGGCACCCTTCATCAGCTGGGCATCGTTGTTGGCATCCTCATGGCTCAA GTCTTTGGTATGGACGTAATCATGGGTAATGCCACCATGTGGCCATTCCTCCTTGGCTTCACCTTTATCCCAGCCCTGCTGCAGTGCTGTTTACTGCCCTTCTGCCCCGAGAGCCCTCGATTTCTCCTCATCAACCGCAAcgaggaaaacaaagccaaagcAG TGCTTAAAAAGCTACGTGGAACGACAGATGTGAGCGCAGACATGCAGGAGATGAAGGAGGAGAGCAGACAGATGATGAGAGAGAAGAAAGTGACCATTCTTGAACTGTTCCGCTCTCCGCTCTACCGACAGCCCATCCTTATAGCCATCATGCTGCAGCTGTCCCAGCAGCTGTCTGGAATCAATGCT GTATTCTACTACTCTACAAAGATCTTTGAGAAGGCAGGTGTGCAGCAGCCGGTTTACGCCACTATTGGAGCGGGAGTCGTCAACACAGCTTTCACTGTCGTGTCG CTGTTTGTGGTAGAGCGAGCGGGCCGCAGGTCTCTGCACCTCTTGGGACTGCTGGGAATGGCTGGATCTGCTGTACTGATGACCATCGCTCTTGCCTTGCTG GAAAAGTACGACTGGATGTCATACATGAGCATCGTAGCAATCTTTGGATTCGTGGCCTTCTTTGAGATCGGACCGGGCCCCATCCCATGGTTCATTGTGGCTGAACTGTTCAGTCAAGGCCCAAGACCCTCTGCTTTTGCTGTTGCTGGATTCTCCAACTGGACAGCGAACTTTATCGTGGGCATGTGCTTCCAGTATGTCGAG GAGCTCTGTGGGCCGTATGTgttcatcatcttcaccatattTTTACTGTGCTTCTTCGTCTTCACCTACTTCAAAGTCCCAGAGACCAAGGGCCGGACTTTCGACGAAATCTCCGCCGGTTTCCGTCAGGCAGCATCAGGTGCTGAGAAGCACTCGCCAGAGGAGCTCAACAGCCTGGGGGCGGACTCTCAACTTTAA